The stretch of DNA CATGTACATGTCCACTATCGGATGTATATAAACTGTGCCTACAAATGTTCTTTATGTCTGAAGAAGGCCAGAGGCCTGAAACGTCACATATGCTAAAGAGCAATTTTTGCATCTGTTTTTCAGTCCTGCGCCCAGtactcatcatttttggattgcctttttcttcagttcagaTTCACTCGGCGTCgtgttttcatttcatgcaTTGTGTTTGTATAGCTTTTAAATTGCACTTCAGTATATTTCTAGGTGGATATTTGTTCAGGGTAACTGGCCTTGTTGGAAGGATCATCATTATGGATGCACAGAGAGGTATTTTCTTCTCAACAATACACAAAGAATAAGGACTGATCCTACATGAGATGTAGACCTAACAACTTATAGTAGTCTGATGATTACCAGATGATCTGAGAGTGCTGAATTATGTCCTGGCCAAGACATAACCAAAGATTATAACTTTAAAGAAACTAACAGGAGATCAACATGTAAATTTGCCATGATTTGTATAACTAGGTGTGTTTAGTCAGGCTTTATGTATTTTGTCATGCAGGTCTCTGAATGTAAacggaaacaaaaagaaaaaaaatgcgtGCTCACCAAATGCAATTACAGTGGTGCAGGAGGTTTCACTTCAGCATTCAGAATTCACATTGCGGATGTGAAATGGTTTCAGAAAGTTCCACAGTTGCTTGACCTTCCAGCACTCACAGATTCATGAGGCAGTGCTATTGATTTAAACAGGTGTAAAGGCCTTTCTCCTGCCGAGGAAATTTAATCATGTCAGAGGGCCACCGGGTTATTGCACAAGACACTGTCACCAGCTCCATAGGACACTTTTATGTCAGGAGGCTAgacaatattaattttactttcaccTTATATTGTGTGGAAGAAACGGTCTGGAGATCCACAGCAGATTCCCGAGAGAGAACCGCCAAAACTGAAGCACCCAAAAAAGAGGTTAATAAGAACATTTTATTCTTGGAAATATCTATGAAGTCTTCGGATGGGTGCTGAATTCACATTCTGATCAGTTTTCTGATTTAATATATTCAGGATCTGTGCTCATCCTCCCTGAGAAATCCAATGATTGAGTTCTTTACTCTGTTGACTAAGCTAattaagtaaaaagaaaaaaaaaaatctacatttcATAATCAAAGCAACCCTGTGTTTAATTTCAATTAGCTAAACTTAAAGCACAGTGCCGCAAATCAGCATCATCTAAATCCAACTGTAACGTTTCTTATAGAAATCTCAATATTTTACACAAACGGTAGCAGCTATACTTCAAAGTCATTTCAGGTCTccactgtgtctgtgtatgtggtGTGAACTCATAGGTGAGCATGCTCAGCCTACTTTCAATCCCTTTTGTGAATGACTGATTATCACAATCTGTAGCTTAAGTCTGGGGGCAGCTTTAAGTCCTTCAGAGTGAGCAAAAGACGAGGGGAGAGAGCCAGCATGGCCCAGAAAAACAACTGTAAGTTAAACTTCTGATTATTTTCAtcctttatgcttttttttttttttaatggtagtGTTGGTTATGAACAAGAGAACTAATAAGACAGCAAGGGTTTAAATGCACGGCAGTACTAACCTGCTTTAATGACGTAAACACATTTCAGTGAATCtaaagccattttgtttgttgCCTCAGGATCTCACCGCCGTTTGATTTCGATCATTAGCACATTTGAGACCTAATTGTATTGCATCCCCAGAATGACTCTCACTCTTGGAATCTTAATAGTCATAATAATTTTAATTGTGATTTTCACCTCAGGTTGTCACATGAAAATGccattttcatatttatgtgGAAtagaaatgaattaaaaaatgaaaagggtAAGAATCAGCGAGAGGTATggtgatttattttatatttatttaacaggtTACATGAGCATATTTAGCCCATTGTGAAATCCAGCAGGAATTTCTGATTGCAACAATAGGCAGATTAGTCTTGCTGAGCTCTCATTCtctccctcttctctctctctctttcttttcttctgacaTGCAGTTCAGTTCTCCATCAGGGAGTACAGACCCTCAGATCAACATGTGGTCATGTCACTCTTTCGCGATGGGATTTTTGAACATGTTTACCCAGCCTTTTTCAAGGCCATGAGCCATCCAGATCATATCGGTATTGCTCTGAGTATTTCCATGGCTGGCTATGTGCTGGGAGGCAGCTCCTACTTCCAAGCTCTACTGTTTGGCAGTGCATGGGCTGGCCTCATTTATTATTGCTGCCATGATATCTATGAGGGCTACATGATGAGGAGGCAAAGCACAGATATGGCCGACATTCAAGCCAGCTACCTGGAAGAGCCTGACAACGGCTTCTGGGTGGCGGAGGCGGACATCAATGGCCAGTCGAAGGTGGTAGGGATGGTGGCAGTGATTGGGAAAAGGGTAGAGGAAGAAGGCGAGAGGTTTGAAGACTGGAATGGTGGAGTGACCGGAGGAGGCTCCGAGCTGGCTCAAGATGCTGGGGATGGAAGTTACGGCGAGATGTGTCACATGGTTGTGGCATTTCCATGGCGCCGCAAAAACCTGGGCTCGCAGATGACACGGAAGGCTTTGGATTTCTGCAAAGAAAGGGGCTTCAGTCGGCTCGCTCTGGATGTGAGCTCACCGCAGACAGCGGCCGTTTCCCTGTATGAAAAATTGGGCTTTGTTCAAACTGCGTCCCATCGTAACACACACGCCAACCGCTTGTTCTCCAACCTTGCCAGAATAAATGTGATGCGAATGGAGAAGttaatataaacataaaattaACTTTAGACAGCAATTACTAGAACCTCAACTGTACAGCACACCAAGAATATGTCAGTTAATTTAAGCTTATATCATCATTGTGTGATATCTGGTAACTCATGTCTCATATTCACTATCAAGTAGtttgaaaaatatattaaatttcatgttttttccaCAAAGCAGGATTAATGATCTCAGTTTCCTCATATTTCTTCTTGCCTTGATGTATTATGTCTACACCTGCAACCCCGACAGTCTGTTGCCCACAAACATCGAGAACAATGAGACAATTAGTCAACTTCTCAAAGTTAGTTCAATTAACTTATTTGCATATGGAAGAATAATATATCTCAGTAAGAttttataaaattaatttattggACTTTAAACATAGTCACGTTTGATTATCTATTGTTCTCCCGTCCACTGAGgaatataaaaatgtgtgtgagaaagaagaAGTGTAGTCATTTGAAAGCAGGAGAACTTTCTTTTAAGCCTCTTTCCAGGGAGAAGCTGAATCCCTCTGCCTCAGAGGAATTAATGCCAGCTGACTTCTAAGACCTCACAACTCTTTGCTTAAAATACCAATGAAAAATGCAATAGTATCAGGACATTGGGAGGTTTAAAATTCTTTGGAGCTAaaagagcagtgtgtgtgtgtgtgtgtgtgtctgtgtgtttctgtgtgtgtgtgtgggggggggggcataaaaATAGGATAAAGACTTTGGTATACTGCAATGCATTCAGGTCATTGTACACACTGCAAACACTGAGATTTTCAACACCAAACAATAGAAAAAAAGCTTAAGTGTTTCCTTATCGGTGGTCTCacggtatgtgtgtatgtatgtgtgtgtgtgtgtgtgtgtgtgtgagcgcgggGGGGTAAATACAGGTAGAAGGGCCATGGGAATCATTCTTTTATATAACAGAAACTGAGATAGCTGACTctgaaacaaagtaaataagagcCTTCCTGTTCATTATACAGCCTGAAACATACACAGGCTTGTACATGCCAGAAAGTCTATTTCCCAACAAAACCTACTGGCATACACAAGCAATGATGCGGCATTGACTAAAGAATGtagatttacagattttttaacTTACATTGCACCAGAAATCCCCCAAAGGTGATTAAAATTTCCACAATATTATCAGCATTGCACAGTAGCTGCTTATCTTAAAAGGGTATGCGTCCATGGACGATGAGCCTATAAGGAAAAACATC from Archocentrus centrarchus isolate MPI-CPG fArcCen1 chromosome 7, fArcCen1, whole genome shotgun sequence encodes:
- the LOC115783579 gene encoding probable N-acetyltransferase camello, whose protein sequence is MAQKNNFQFSIREYRPSDQHVVMSLFRDGIFEHVYPAFFKAMSHPDHIGIALSISMAGYVLGGSSYFQALLFGSAWAGLIYYCCHDIYEGYMMRRQSTDMADIQASYLEEPDNGFWVAEADINGQSKVVGMVAVIGKRVEEEGERFEDWNGGVTGGGSELAQDAGDGSYGEMCHMVVAFPWRRKNLGSQMTRKALDFCKERGFSRLALDVSSPQTAAVSLYEKLGFVQTASHRNTHANRLFSNLARINVMRMEKLI